TCGTCAGCCAGCCTGTCTTAAGCAATTGAAAACTGGCGCATGTAAGGAAAAACAATGCCTGCATCCCTCGCCATGCAAAAGCCTGCATATCGACCATCAGGAATACCTCGGGATTTTACGGAAACTCAGAAAACTGCCTAAAGTCAAGAAAGTATTTGTGCGCTCGGGGATTCGCTATGACTATATCATGGCGGATAAAAGCGAGCATTTTCTTAAAGAATTGCTCGAACACCATGTCAGCGGTCAACTAAAGGTAGCTCCGGAGCATATCTCACCTAAGGTCCTGCACGATATGCGTAAACCGGCCGGGAAAACCTTTGAACAGTTTAGGGAAAAATTCTTTAAAATTAACGAGCGTCTTGGCAAGAAGCAGTTTATTGTTCCTTACTTTATGTCCAGCCACCCAGGGAGTACGCTGGAAGCAGCCGTTGAACTGGCCGAATACTTGCGGGACATTCATTATCAGCCGGAACAGGTCCAGGACTTTTATCCGACTCCGGGAACGCTGTCTACGGCAATGTTTTATACAGGGCTCGATCCGCTGACTATGCAGAAGGTTTATGTTCCAAAAAGCAAAACGGAAAAAGCAATGCAGAGAGCGTTGCTGCAATTCAGAGAACCAAAAAAATATGCACTGGTCCACGCTGCCCTTGTTGAAGCAGATAGGACGGATTTGATAGGGTTCGGTCCCAAATGTCTGATCAGGCCCAAAGGCAAAACCGCCTATTCCGATCAGAACAAGGAACAAGATTCCGGTTATAACCAAAATAAACAGAAAAATATTGTTAAAGGCAAGCTCAATAAAGAGCAAGTAAATAAAGACCTTTTATCTAAGGCACGAATAAATAAGGAACATAAAAAAAAGATTACAGAGGACAGCAGAAAATCTCGGCGAACCGTAAAAAACGAAAAGATGGAAAAAGAAAGACAACAAAGAAGCCTGGGGAATAAGAAAAGAAATCTCAAAGAAAATCAAAAAGAAAAGCACCAGGGAAGTCGCACAGAGGCGTCAGGCAAGGTGACAGGGAAAGTCAAAAGGATGTCTCCGGGGAAGCCATCAGGGAAGGTAAAGAGAAAGCATTCGTTTTGACAGCAGGTCGGAACCTGATATATACTAAAGTGATAAAAAACGATTTCAGAGGGTTGGAAATTGAAGAAAAAAGTTGCAGTGATTAACCTTGGGTGCCCGAAGAACCAGGTTGACAGTGAAGTAATAACCGGCATGCTGGCGAAAGGCTTCGAGATAACAGCCGAACCGTCTGAAGCCGATATGATTGTTGTAAATACCTGCGGTTTTATTGAAGATGCCAAAGCAGAATCGATTGACACCCTTTGTGAAATGATCAATTTGAAAAATAGCGGTGCTCAGAAGAAGGTCTATGCTGTGGGATGTCTGGCTCAGCGTTATGGTGAAGAGCTGTTTAAAGAACTTCCTGAGCTTGATGGTGTGCTCGGGGACGGGGATCTGGATAAAATCCCCGAGGTCCTGGAAAGCTCCGGCAGCGAGAGAGTATACAGGAAAAAAGAAAAGCAGGACTATCTTTATGACAATGAGATGCCGAGGGTCCGTTTCAGCCCTTCTTTTTTTGCCTATGTCAAAATAGCCGAAGGCTGTGATAACCGCTGCAGCTATTGTGTCATTCCGCAGATCAAAGGCAGCTACCGCAGCAGGACAATGGAGTCAATCGTACAAGAAGTAAGGAAGCTCGCCGGCGAGGGTGTGAAGGAAATTGCGCTGGTAGCCCAGGATACAACCCGTTACGGCATTGACCTGTATCACGCTTACCGGCTGCCGGATCTTCTGGGGGAACTAGTAGAAATAGACGGTATACAATGGATTCGGCTGATGTATTGTTACCCGGAGGCAGTATCTGATGAACTGATTGACCTGATTGCGACGGAACCCAAGATATGCAATTATATCGATTTGCCCCTTCAGCATGCCGATAACGCCATACTTTCAAAAATGAACCGCAGAAATACAGCCGAAGAAGCAGAAACGCTGATCGGAAAGCTCCGTGAGGCTGTACCGGGTATCTTTATTCGTTCAACGTTCATTACCGGATTCCCTGGGGAAACCGAAGAACAGTTCGAGCATTTACTGTTATTTGTTAATAAAATGAAATTAGACCGCATTGGGGTTTTTGCTTATTCTCAGGAGGAAAATACACCTGCTGCGAACATGGCGAGCCAGGTGCCGCCTGAGATCCGGGAAGCCCGCAAAAATGCTGTTATGGCAACCCAAACGGAAATTGCAGATCAGATCCAGCAGCAAAGGGTCGGGCAAATCATCCGGGTCATTCTCGAAGAACAGACTGCCCCCGATGAATGGGTCGGACGGAGCGCGGGGGATGCCCCGGAGATTGACGGTCAGATTTACCTCAAGGTTCAGAAGAAACATTTGGCTGGTGAAATCATACAGATCAGAATTACAGAAGCGGACAGCTATGATATGGGAGGGGAGGAGCTCGAGTGAATCTGCCTAACACGCTGACTCTGATTCGAATTGCCATGATACCTTTGTTTATGGCCTTTTTATTGGTAAAAATGCCTGACGGTACTGCTTATTTTCCTTATCAGGACTTTGTAGCCGCGGGGATATTTAGCCTGGCGTCTGCGACAGACGGTTTGGACGGTTATTTCGCACGCAAGCTGAAACAAGTGACCAATCTCGGTAAATTTCTGGATCCGCTTGCCGACAAGCTTCTGGTTTCAGCCGCGCTGATTGCCCTGGTCGAGTTAAACCTCGTTTCAGCCTGGATTGTCTGGATTATCCTGGCCCGGGAGTTTGCAGTCACAGGGTTAAGAGCGATTGCTGCCGCCGAAGGCGTAGTGATCAGTGCCAGCAAGCTTGGAAAACTGAAGACGGTCACTCAGATCATTGCCATAGCACTGTTGATTCTGAGAGATTGGCCATTATCAACCCTTAACATACATATTGCCCAGCCTATGATCTATCTTGCGCTGATCATGACCATCATCTCCGGCGTGGATTATATCATGAAATCAAAACAGCTGTTTGTGCGTTCCAAATAAAAAGAGTAGTTCTAACTGTTCCGGTTTTGAATTTACCTGTTTAGTTGCCGGCGTAACAGCTAAGGGTGTCAACGGCTGCGATGATCTAGTTAAGTATCTAGGGTTGGTCTGGGTGTCACAATTCCGCTTACGGCAGATAGCGCCCTCCCTGGCGCTAACAGCCGCGCTCCGCATCCATGCTCCGCTTGACGCTGGAACTTGTGGCACCCAGACCTAATATGGGGTAATCAGGCTTGAATGAAATTATTTGAGCCATGAATTGAGAGGTAACAAAGTTCGGGGATAAGATTCTCCCGCGGTGAGATAATGACTGAGGGAGTGTGAAAAAAATGAAGGCCGAAATTATTTCCACGGGAACAGAATTACTGCTCGGAAAAACGCTGAATACGAGTGCCCATTATCTTACAGGACAACTTTCGGATCTCGGGATAGAAGTCCTCTACCATACGACGGTAGGAGACAACAAAGAACGGCTGACCGAAACACTAAAGAATGCGCTGCAGCGTTCCGGACTTGTGCTTGTCAGCGGAGGGCTTGGACCAACGGTAGATGACCTATCCAAAGAAATTGCTGCTGAAGTCTTAGGCCTGAAAATGAGCTATGATCCTGAAAGCATGCAGTCGCTGACGCAGTTTTATATCAATGACCGGATGCCACCAAGTACGGAAAAACAGGCTTATTTTCCGGAAGGTTCGATCCTGCTGCCGAACGATAAAGGAACTGCACAGGGGGCCCTTATCTGCAAAAATGACCAGTTTTGCGCGATCCTTCCCGGACCTCCTTCCGAAATGGAGGTTATGTTCCAAAAATATTTGCTGCCCAAACTGGAGCAGATCATCCTTCAGGATTCCGGACGGATGCAGGTGC
This genomic stretch from Dehalobacter restrictus DSM 9455 harbors:
- a CDS encoding YgiQ family radical SAM protein; its protein translation is MECRGWDQVDFALVSGDAYVDHPSFGPAIISRVLEDAGYKVGIIPQPDWKKTEDFQRLGRPRLGFLVSAGNMDSMVNHYSVNKKIREKDSYSPGCKMGLRPDRATIVYCNKIREAYKNVPIIIGGVEASLRRFAHYDYWSDTVRKSILIDSSADLLVYGMAEKQIVEIAAYLNDGLEVKYIRHIPGTCYMADSLEEVSNGYIEIPSFKKTAEDKTKYAEAFKIQYQEQDPVRGKTIVQQHGIKYLVQNKPEMPLSQAELDKVYGLSYLKNAHPMYDRDGGIPALEEVKFSIVSSRGCFGSCAFCSLTFHQGRIVQSRSEESILHEAVGITNLEDFKGYIHDVGGPTANFRQPACLKQLKTGACKEKQCLHPSPCKSLHIDHQEYLGILRKLRKLPKVKKVFVRSGIRYDYIMADKSEHFLKELLEHHVSGQLKVAPEHISPKVLHDMRKPAGKTFEQFREKFFKINERLGKKQFIVPYFMSSHPGSTLEAAVELAEYLRDIHYQPEQVQDFYPTPGTLSTAMFYTGLDPLTMQKVYVPKSKTEKAMQRALLQFREPKKYALVHAALVEADRTDLIGFGPKCLIRPKGKTAYSDQNKEQDSGYNQNKQKNIVKGKLNKEQVNKDLLSKARINKEHKKKITEDSRKSRRTVKNEKMEKERQQRSLGNKKRNLKENQKEKHQGSRTEASGKVTGKVKRMSPGKPSGKVKRKHSF
- the pgsA gene encoding CDP-diacylglycerol--glycerol-3-phosphate 3-phosphatidyltransferase, encoding MNLPNTLTLIRIAMIPLFMAFLLVKMPDGTAYFPYQDFVAAGIFSLASATDGLDGYFARKLKQVTNLGKFLDPLADKLLVSAALIALVELNLVSAWIVWIILAREFAVTGLRAIAAAEGVVISASKLGKLKTVTQIIAIALLILRDWPLSTLNIHIAQPMIYLALIMTIISGVDYIMKSKQLFVRSK
- the rimO gene encoding 30S ribosomal protein S12 methylthiotransferase RimO, coding for MKKKVAVINLGCPKNQVDSEVITGMLAKGFEITAEPSEADMIVVNTCGFIEDAKAESIDTLCEMINLKNSGAQKKVYAVGCLAQRYGEELFKELPELDGVLGDGDLDKIPEVLESSGSERVYRKKEKQDYLYDNEMPRVRFSPSFFAYVKIAEGCDNRCSYCVIPQIKGSYRSRTMESIVQEVRKLAGEGVKEIALVAQDTTRYGIDLYHAYRLPDLLGELVEIDGIQWIRLMYCYPEAVSDELIDLIATEPKICNYIDLPLQHADNAILSKMNRRNTAEEAETLIGKLREAVPGIFIRSTFITGFPGETEEQFEHLLLFVNKMKLDRIGVFAYSQEENTPAANMASQVPPEIREARKNAVMATQTEIADQIQQQRVGQIIRVILEEQTAPDEWVGRSAGDAPEIDGQIYLKVQKKHLAGEIIQIRITEADSYDMGGEELE